Proteins from a genomic interval of Gadus macrocephalus chromosome 2, ASM3116895v1:
- the LOC132445929 gene encoding hepatic leukemia factor-like: protein MEKMARQLSPSNGVLKSLLENPLKLPFQHDGGLCKDKEKEKKLEDEGGAGPQSAFLGPTLWDKTLPYDGDNFQLEYMDLEEFLSENGIPASSAQHAEQQGGPGATPGPQRPPSSPSPSPSSSSSPSVRATIPSLPGRPRPQEHMQKSSIADLAPSRDTPSPIDPESIRVPVGYNPDPADLALSSVPGQEVFDPRKRKFSAEELKPQPMIKKARKIFIPEDLKDDRYWARRRKNNVAAKRSRDARRLKENQIAIRASFLEKENGALRREVADLRKELGRCTSVVAQYQDRHGPL from the exons ATGGAGAAAATGGCCAGACAACTGTCCCCCTCCAACGGCGTCCTGAAGTCCTTGCTGGAGAACCCGCTCAAGCTGCCCTTCCAGCACGACGGAG ggctctGCAAGGATaaggaaaaggagaagaaacTTGAGGATGAGGGCGGTGCCGGCCCCCAGTCGGCCTTCCTGGGGCCCACGCTGTGGGACAAGACGCTGCCGTATGACGGGGACAACTTCCAGCTGGAGTACATGGACCTGGAGGAGTTCCTGTCGGAGAACGGTATCCCCGCCAGCTCAGCGCAGCACGCAGAGCAGCAGGGGGGCCCAGGGGCCACCCCGGGGCCCCAGcggcccccctcctctccctctccctccccctcctcctcctcctccccctcagtgaGGGCCACCATCCCCAGTCTGCCCGGGCGCCCGAGGCCCcaggaacacatgcagaagAGCAGCATAGCAG ATCTGGCCCCGTCCCGGGACACCCCCAGCCCCATCGACCCGGAGTCCATCCGGGTCCCGGTCGGGTACAACCCGGACCCCGCCGACCTGGCCCTCTCCAGCGTCCCGGGTCAGGAAGTGTTCGACCCCCGCAAGAGGAAGTTCTCGGCGGAGGAGCTGAAGCCCCAGCCCATGATCAAGAAGGCCCGCAAGATCTTCATCCCTGAGGACCTGAAG gacGACCGGTACTGGGCGCGGCGGAGGAAGAACAACGTGGCGGCCAAGCGGTCCCGTGACGCGCGGCGGCTGAAGGAGAACCAGATCGCCATCAGAGCCAGCTTCCTGGAGAAGGAGAACGGGGCGCTGCGGCGCGAGGTGGCCGACCTCCGCAAGGAGCTGGGGAGGTGCACCTCCGTGGTGGCCCAGTACCAGGACCGCCACGGGCCCCTGTGA